In Deinococcus maricopensis DSM 21211, one genomic interval encodes:
- the carA gene encoding glutamine-hydrolyzing carbamoyl-phosphate synthase small subunit, with protein sequence MIRKERAILALEDGTVYRGYAFGHRGETVGEVVFNTSMTGYQEIMTDPSYNGQIVTMTYPHIGNYGVAVYDMESNKPYVRGFIGREFSGDYSNHRAEQGLEEFMVRYGIVSIQGIDTRALVRRLRVGGVVKGVIAHRSYTHPGDPFGEFTTEEEAELVARARNHADIDGRDMTPEVSTPLPYAYPTLREGKRVVLMDFGIKHTIIKRLAEVGIEPIVVPAHTTAAQVMALHPHGLFLSNGPGDPSAPTYAHQTAWELMGLMPTFGICLGHQILGLAAGGRTFKMKFGHRGGNQPVKNLLTGNVEITSQNHGYAVDLESIPNGAFQATHINLNDGTLEGMAHTRYPVFSVQYHPEASPGPHDSRYLFDRFIEEIDKFDGATGTPVEKASTGRLGL encoded by the coding sequence ATGATTCGCAAGGAACGCGCCATTCTGGCGCTGGAAGACGGCACCGTGTACCGCGGGTACGCGTTCGGGCACCGCGGCGAAACAGTCGGCGAGGTCGTGTTCAACACCTCCATGACCGGCTACCAGGAAATCATGACCGACCCGTCCTACAACGGGCAGATCGTGACCATGACGTACCCGCACATCGGCAACTACGGCGTCGCCGTGTACGACATGGAAAGCAACAAGCCGTACGTGCGCGGCTTCATCGGCCGCGAGTTCTCCGGCGACTACAGCAACCACCGCGCCGAACAGGGCCTTGAGGAGTTCATGGTGCGCTACGGCATCGTGAGCATCCAGGGCATCGACACGCGCGCGCTCGTGCGCCGCCTGCGCGTCGGCGGCGTCGTGAAGGGCGTCATCGCGCACCGCAGCTACACGCACCCCGGCGACCCCTTCGGCGAATTCACGACCGAGGAGGAAGCGGAACTCGTGGCCCGCGCCCGCAACCACGCCGACATCGACGGGCGCGACATGACGCCCGAAGTCAGCACGCCCCTGCCGTACGCGTACCCCACGCTCCGCGAAGGCAAACGCGTCGTGTTGATGGACTTCGGGATCAAGCACACCATCATCAAGCGCCTCGCGGAAGTCGGCATCGAACCCATCGTGGTGCCCGCGCACACGACCGCCGCGCAGGTGATGGCGCTGCACCCGCACGGGCTGTTCCTGAGCAACGGCCCCGGCGACCCCAGCGCGCCCACGTACGCGCACCAGACCGCCTGGGAACTCATGGGGCTGATGCCGACGTTCGGCATCTGCCTCGGCCACCAGATCCTCGGCCTCGCCGCCGGCGGCCGCACCTTCAAGATGAAGTTCGGGCACCGCGGCGGCAACCAGCCCGTCAAGAACCTCCTGACCGGCAACGTCGAGATTACGAGCCAGAACCATGGGTACGCCGTGGATCTGGAGAGCATCCCGAACGGCGCGTTCCAGGCGACGCACATCAACCTGAACGACGGCACCCTCGAAGGCATGGCGCACACCCGCTACCCGGTGTTCAGCGTGCAGTACCACCCGGAAGCGTCCCCGGGTCCGCACGACAGCCGGTACCTGTTCGACCGCTTCATCGAGGAAATCGACAAGTTCGACGGCGCCACCGGCACGCCGGTCGAGAAGGCCAGCACCGGACGCCTCGGCCTGTAA